Proteins co-encoded in one Eschrichtius robustus isolate mEscRob2 chromosome 8, mEscRob2.pri, whole genome shotgun sequence genomic window:
- the TAS2R39 gene encoding LOW QUALITY PROTEIN: taste receptor type 2 member 39 (The sequence of the model RefSeq protein was modified relative to this genomic sequence to represent the inferred CDS: deleted 2 bases in 2 codons; substituted 4 bases at 4 genomic stop codons), with amino-acid sequence IGTECVLGITANGFIVAINTAVWIHNKAVSTSGKILLFLSVSRRALQSFMMLELTFSSTSPQFYNQDFIVYDTFKGSFMFINYCSLWFAAWLRFFYFVKIADFSYRLFLKLKXRISGLMPWLLXLSVFVSLGHSVFFLKNIYTVHANNPFSSPSFNSTKKNYFSETSVISLVLFCNMGIFVPLITCILAATLLIISVKRHTLNMGSNATGSRDPSMEARVGTIKAISYFLICXIFNADVLFLSMSNVFDINSSXNILCKIIMAAYPVGHSILLIQDNPGLRRAWKRLQAHVHLYLKE; translated from the exons ATAGGCACTGAATGCGTCCTTGGTATCACCGCAAATGGGTTCATTGTGGCTATAAATACAGCAGTATGGATTCACAACAAGGCAGTTTCCACAAGTGGCAAGATCCTGCTTTTCCTGAGTGTATCCAGAAGAGCGTTACAAAGCTTCATGATGCTAGAACTCACCTTCAGTTCAACATCCCCACAGTTTTATAATCAAGAC TTCATTGTATATGATACATTCAAAGGAAGTTTCATGTTCATAAATTACTGTAGCCTCTGGTTTGCTGCCTGGCTTAGATTCTTCTACTTCGTGAAGATTGCGGATTTCTCCTACCGCCTTTTCCTCAAGCTGAAGTAGAGAATTTCTGGATTGATGCCCTGGCTTCTGTGACTATCAGTGTTTGTTTCCTTGGGCCACAGTGTGTTCTTCCTCAAAAACATCTACACTGTGCAT GCCAACAATCCTTTTTCTAGCCCCTCCTTCAACTCCACTAAGAAAAATTACTTTTCTGAGACCAGCGTGATCAGCCTGGTTCTTTTCTGTAACATGGGCATCTTCGTTCCTCTCATCACATGCATCCTGGCTGCCACCCTGCTGATCATCTCTGTCAAGAGACACACCCTAAACATGGGAAGCAATGCCACTGGCTCCAGGGACCCCAGCATGGAGGCTCGTGTGGGGACCATCAAAGCAATCAGCTATTTTCTCATTTGCTAAATTTTCAATGCAGATGTTCTATTTCTTTCCATGTCCAACGTCTTTGATATCAACAGTTCCTAGAATATTTTGTGCAAAATCATCATGGCTGCCTACCCTGTTGGCCACTCCATTCTACTGATACAGGACAACCCTGGGTTGAGAAGAGCCTGGAAGCGGCTTCAGGCTCATGTTCATCTTTACTTAAAAGAGTAG